The DNA region CGAACTTGCGGTAAAAGCCATGCGGACGGCCCGTCAACGCGCAGCGGTTGCGCAGGCGCACAGGGCTGGAGTCGCGCGGCAGCTTGCGCAACTGCGCCTGCGCTGCTCGCCGTTCTTCCAGGGACGCCTCGGCGTTTCCAATCGTGGCCTTGATCGCGGCGCGCTTCTTGGCGAATCGCTTCACTATCAGTTCGCGCTTGCGTTCGCGCTCAATCATCGACGTCTTTGCCATAACTATCCCTGACCGCCGGCTTGTCGCCGGAACGGAAAATTGAAGGC from Gammaproteobacteria bacterium includes:
- the rpsN gene encoding 30S ribosomal protein S14, which translates into the protein MAKTSMIERERKRELIVKRFAKKRAAIKATIGNAEASLEERRAAQAQLRKLPRDSSPVRLRNRCALTGRPHGFYRKFGLGRNKLREAALRGDVPGLVKSSW